In a genomic window of Amycolatopsis japonica:
- a CDS encoding dihydrodipicolinate synthase family protein: MPVTSRFDERKRRLSGVVAIPVTPFDAGGAVDSEAYGHLVDRVISAGVDVVTPNGNTGEFYALDETEARHCLEVTVKAAAGRASVVAGVGHDVRTAIGAARHAGDAGAGLVMIHQPVHPYVSAEGWVEYHRAIAAAVPELGVVLYVRDARIEGEQLARLADAAENVIGVKYAVPDPVRFASVARGAGIDRFAWIAGLAELSAPGYFAVGATGFTSGLVNVAPSLSLEMFHALRNGDFAGAMVVWERIRPFEELRAADGNANNVSVVKEALAQLGLCRPDVRPPSRALTSAERERVSSALDGWGVF; encoded by the coding sequence ATGCCAGTGACCTCACGGTTCGACGAGCGGAAACGGCGGCTGTCCGGGGTCGTGGCCATCCCGGTGACCCCGTTCGACGCCGGCGGCGCCGTGGATTCCGAGGCCTACGGGCACCTCGTCGACCGCGTGATCAGCGCCGGCGTCGACGTCGTGACGCCGAACGGGAACACCGGCGAGTTCTACGCGCTGGACGAGACCGAGGCGCGGCACTGCCTCGAAGTGACGGTCAAGGCCGCGGCGGGGCGGGCGAGTGTGGTCGCCGGGGTCGGGCACGACGTCCGGACGGCGATCGGCGCGGCCCGGCACGCCGGGGACGCGGGCGCCGGCCTGGTCATGATCCATCAGCCGGTGCATCCGTACGTCTCGGCGGAGGGCTGGGTCGAGTACCACCGCGCCATCGCGGCGGCGGTCCCGGAGCTGGGCGTCGTGCTGTACGTGCGCGACGCGCGCATCGAAGGCGAGCAGCTGGCCAGGCTCGCCGATGCCGCGGAGAACGTCATCGGCGTGAAGTACGCGGTGCCGGATCCGGTGCGCTTCGCCTCGGTGGCGCGGGGCGCGGGGATCGACCGTTTCGCGTGGATCGCCGGGCTGGCGGAGCTGTCGGCGCCGGGCTACTTCGCCGTCGGCGCGACCGGGTTCACCTCCGGGCTGGTGAACGTCGCGCCGTCGCTTTCGCTGGAGATGTTCCATGCGCTGCGAAACGGCGACTTCGCCGGGGCGATGGTGGTTTGGGAGCGGATCCGGCCTTTCGAGGAGCTGCGCGCCGCGGACGGCAACGCCAACAACGTGAGCGTGGTCAAGGAAGCGTTGGCACAGCTGGGTTTGTGCCGTCCCGACGTCCGGCCGCCGAGCCGCGCGCTGACCAGCGCGGAGCGAGAGCGGGTCTCCTCGGCGCTGGACGGCTGGGGCGTTTTCTGA
- a CDS encoding fatty acid desaturase family protein yields MTSTQTRQGSDFAELSKLVKEAGLLDRRRKYYAVKIALNLLAFAGGWVAFAHLGDSWWQLFIAAFFAMMFTQLSFIGHDAGHKQIFRGRKANDITGFVHGGLTGLSYGWWIGTHNRHHANPNHEDEDPDVNLAALVFTKAQGAERRGFLRWMAKYQAFLFFPLLLLEGLNLHVSSVTAIFQRGFKRRKIESALMLAHVAAYLTAVFVVLSPGVGFVFIAVHQCLWGVYMGCSFAPNHKGMPTLSAGHKLDFLRKQVLTSRNVRGGPVVDFALGGLNYQIEHHLFPNMARPNLKHAQVIVREFCAKHGIDYAQCGWAASYGYVLRHLHAVGAPLRGHPVAAR; encoded by the coding sequence ATGACCTCCACACAGACGAGGCAGGGCAGCGACTTCGCCGAACTGTCCAAATTGGTCAAGGAAGCAGGCCTCCTCGATCGGCGGCGCAAGTACTACGCGGTGAAGATCGCCTTGAACCTGCTCGCTTTCGCGGGCGGCTGGGTCGCCTTCGCACATCTCGGGGACTCCTGGTGGCAGCTGTTCATCGCCGCCTTCTTCGCGATGATGTTCACCCAGCTCTCCTTCATCGGCCACGACGCCGGGCACAAACAGATCTTCCGTGGCCGCAAGGCCAACGACATCACCGGTTTCGTCCACGGTGGACTGACCGGGCTGAGCTACGGCTGGTGGATCGGCACGCACAACCGCCATCACGCCAATCCCAACCACGAGGACGAGGATCCGGACGTCAACCTCGCCGCGCTCGTCTTCACCAAGGCGCAGGGCGCCGAGCGACGTGGTTTCCTGCGCTGGATGGCGAAATACCAGGCGTTCCTGTTCTTCCCGCTGCTGTTGCTGGAAGGCCTGAACCTGCACGTCTCGAGCGTGACGGCGATCTTCCAGCGCGGCTTCAAGCGGCGGAAGATCGAATCGGCGCTGATGCTGGCCCATGTCGCCGCGTACCTGACCGCGGTGTTCGTGGTCCTCTCGCCCGGTGTCGGCTTCGTCTTCATCGCCGTGCACCAGTGCCTTTGGGGCGTGTACATGGGCTGCTCGTTCGCCCCGAACCACAAGGGCATGCCGACGCTGTCGGCCGGTCACAAGCTCGACTTCCTGCGCAAGCAGGTGCTCACCTCGCGCAACGTGCGCGGCGGTCCGGTCGTGGATTTCGCGCTCGGCGGGCTCAACTACCAGATCGAGCACCACCTGTTCCCGAACATGGCGCGGCCGAACCTCAAGCACGCGCAGGTGATCGTGCGCGAGTTCTGCGCGAAGCACGGCATCGACTACGCCCAATGCGGCTGGGCGGCGTCCTACGGCTACGTGCTCCGGCATCTGCACGCGGTCGGGGCGCCGTTGCGCGGTCACCCGGTGGCGGCACGATGA
- a CDS encoding alpha/beta hydrolase, whose amino-acid sequence MSAALNGKYLQLLACAEDFENAAMPSGWSGTAATAAAGASKRLIEEGKEWAAEIAAIRRASGDAADAAAGVLAGLKEAEGLAKAHNFSIGDDGAITDHGLPPDIPEEQREDVERERKVVASELGERVKQTLLSAEDVDNDFCAVLDPAINGHTIDASGEGTSLAAAGNAGEALGSLSIPAPPAVDAGPAANAAWWDSLSKQQQERLIKDHPGLVGNRDGVAAWARSKANIALLGDEKQKLLDERTELMRHAPADPSRDVPSVHRYQEQLAKLDERLAALNKVEGIMVGPDGKPLPNRQLMSLDVTGDKVKAAVANGDVDTAKHVAVFTPGMNSSVETNLDGYVNDMQSVRESANRMVGDLSGKSVATVTWLGYEPPATDKLGDYVDVIGGGAAQDGAEKLARFDQGINMSRPDDPHLTALGHSYGSLTTGIALQSDTGVDDAVFFGSPGISDQPYGDGIGGRSIDRLHVPEGRAYTLEADGDPVADVGNITHGRFGEDPGSMEGMKQLSTHGAASLLDGRPLAASSGHSEYTLTTPDGTDSTSKYNMAAVVAGRPDLTISR is encoded by the coding sequence ATGTCGGCCGCGCTCAACGGCAAGTATCTGCAGCTGCTGGCCTGCGCCGAAGACTTTGAGAACGCCGCGATGCCGAGCGGTTGGTCAGGCACCGCGGCCACCGCGGCGGCCGGTGCATCGAAGCGCCTCATCGAAGAGGGCAAGGAGTGGGCGGCCGAGATCGCGGCCATCCGCCGAGCCAGTGGTGATGCAGCGGATGCGGCCGCTGGCGTGCTGGCCGGCCTCAAGGAAGCCGAGGGCCTGGCCAAGGCGCATAACTTCTCAATCGGGGACGACGGCGCGATCACCGACCACGGTTTGCCGCCGGACATCCCGGAAGAGCAGCGTGAGGACGTCGAGCGCGAACGCAAGGTCGTGGCTTCGGAGCTGGGCGAGCGCGTGAAGCAGACGCTGCTCTCCGCCGAAGACGTCGACAACGACTTCTGCGCCGTACTCGACCCGGCGATCAACGGACACACCATCGACGCCAGCGGCGAAGGCACCAGCCTGGCCGCGGCCGGAAACGCCGGCGAAGCCCTCGGCTCCTTGTCGATCCCCGCTCCGCCTGCCGTCGACGCGGGCCCGGCGGCCAACGCCGCCTGGTGGGACTCCCTCTCAAAGCAGCAGCAAGAGCGCCTGATCAAGGATCACCCGGGGTTGGTGGGCAACCGAGATGGCGTGGCGGCGTGGGCCAGGAGTAAGGCGAACATCGCGCTCCTGGGGGACGAGAAGCAGAAGCTGCTCGACGAGCGCACCGAGCTCATGCGCCACGCCCCGGCGGATCCGAGCCGGGATGTGCCGAGCGTGCACAGGTACCAGGAACAGCTCGCCAAGCTCGACGAACGACTCGCTGCCCTGAACAAGGTCGAAGGCATCATGGTGGGCCCGGACGGCAAGCCGCTGCCGAACCGGCAGCTCATGTCGCTCGATGTCACTGGCGACAAGGTGAAGGCCGCGGTGGCCAACGGGGACGTCGACACGGCGAAGCACGTAGCTGTCTTCACACCGGGAATGAACTCCTCGGTCGAGACGAACCTCGACGGCTACGTGAATGACATGCAGAGCGTGCGCGAGAGCGCCAATCGCATGGTGGGTGACCTCAGCGGCAAGTCGGTCGCGACGGTGACCTGGCTCGGCTACGAGCCGCCCGCGACCGACAAGCTGGGTGACTACGTCGACGTCATCGGCGGCGGCGCGGCGCAGGATGGGGCCGAGAAGCTAGCCCGCTTCGACCAAGGGATCAACATGTCCCGGCCGGATGACCCACACCTCACGGCGCTCGGGCACTCCTACGGCTCGCTGACTACCGGCATCGCGCTGCAAAGTGACACCGGCGTTGACGACGCCGTGTTCTTCGGCTCGCCCGGCATCTCTGACCAACCGTACGGAGACGGCATCGGAGGCCGTTCGATCGACAGACTGCACGTTCCGGAGGGCCGCGCCTACACACTCGAGGCGGATGGCGATCCCGTGGCCGACGTCGGCAACATCACCCATGGGCGGTTCGGCGAAGACCCCGGCAGCATGGAGGGCATGAAGCAGCTGTCGACCCACGGAGCGGCATCGCTGCTCGACGGCCGGCCGCTGGCTGCTTCTTCGGGGCACAGCGAGTACACCCTGACCACGCCGGATGGCACCGACAGCACCAGCAAGTACAACATGGCGGCGGTCGTTGCTGGCCGCCCTGACCTGACCATCTCGAGGTAA
- a CDS encoding Lrp/AsnC family transcriptional regulator, with translation MGDEPRAQMEQRTPRGLDNTDRTLIALLQVDGRASFTALAKAVGLSEGAVRQRVQRLLRDETMQIVAVTDPANVGLGRQAMVGIKVQGDPRAVSDQLSGMPDVHYVVLTAGGYDLLAEVACRDDEHLLSVLNDDIRPIPGVVSTETLVYLKLAKQTYAWGNLTR, from the coding sequence ATGGGTGACGAACCACGCGCGCAGATGGAGCAGCGCACACCTAGAGGTTTGGACAATACCGATCGCACTCTGATCGCTCTACTGCAAGTCGACGGGCGGGCCTCGTTCACGGCCTTGGCCAAGGCCGTCGGGCTGTCGGAGGGCGCCGTGCGGCAGCGCGTCCAGCGGCTGCTGCGGGACGAGACGATGCAGATCGTCGCGGTCACGGATCCGGCGAACGTCGGGCTCGGCCGTCAGGCGATGGTCGGGATCAAGGTGCAAGGCGATCCGCGGGCGGTCTCCGACCAGCTCTCCGGAATGCCGGACGTCCACTACGTCGTACTGACCGCGGGAGGCTACGACCTGCTCGCCGAGGTCGCCTGCCGGGACGACGAACACCTCTTGAGTGTGCTGAACGACGACATCCGGCCCATCCCGGGTGTCGTCAGCACGGAGACCTTGGTCTACTTGAAACTCGCAAAACAGACATATGCCTGGGGCAACCTGACCCGATGA
- a CDS encoding CsbD family protein, whose protein sequence is MSVFDKAKDKAEQAIGAAKEKLGEKTDNQDLANSGRADQTKGEVKEAGHDLRDRAEGGVQDLKDKFNK, encoded by the coding sequence ATGAGCGTTTTCGACAAGGCGAAGGACAAGGCCGAGCAGGCCATCGGCGCCGCCAAGGAGAAGCTCGGCGAGAAGACCGACAACCAGGACCTCGCGAACTCCGGCCGGGCCGACCAGACCAAGGGCGAGGTCAAGGAGGCCGGACACGACCTCCGCGACCGCGCGGAAGGCGGCGTGCAGGACCTCAAGGACAAGTTCAACAAGTAG
- a CDS encoding M20 metallopeptidase family protein: MTGPTDLPTLPDARFAGLLDEARALQTKTVELRREIHRNPEIGLDLPKTQASIKAALDGLPLEITEGKSTTSLTAVLRGGKPGPAILLRGDMDALPLHEDTGLDFSSEDDGAMHACGHDTHVAMLASAARLLCEHVDELAGSVVFMFQPGEEGEHGARHMIHEGVLDAAGERVEKAFGLHIFTSAASGVVQTRPGPIMASANSFHVTVTGRGGHGSAPHQAIDPVPAAAAMVSALQTMVTRKVSVFEPAVVSVTRIETGTTTNIIPETAFLEGTIRTLSERTQAFVREELPRVCEAVGAAHGVKVSAEVLPGYPVTVNDPQVAARVLELAGEVLGAGNSEVMENPVMGAEDFSYVLQRVPGAFAFLGACPPGADLATVEANHSNRVVFDEDAMANGVAMYAAFALDALR, encoded by the coding sequence ATGACCGGACCCACCGACCTGCCCACCCTCCCCGACGCGCGCTTCGCCGGTTTGCTGGACGAAGCCCGCGCTCTCCAGACGAAAACCGTAGAGCTCCGCCGGGAGATCCACCGGAATCCGGAGATCGGCCTCGACCTGCCGAAGACCCAGGCCTCTATCAAAGCCGCCCTCGATGGCCTGCCGCTGGAGATCACCGAGGGCAAATCGACCACCTCGCTGACCGCCGTCCTCCGCGGCGGGAAGCCGGGCCCGGCGATCCTGCTCCGTGGCGACATGGACGCGTTGCCGCTGCACGAGGACACCGGGCTCGACTTCTCCTCCGAAGACGACGGCGCGATGCACGCCTGCGGGCACGACACCCACGTCGCGATGCTGGCGTCGGCCGCGCGGCTGCTCTGCGAGCACGTCGACGAGCTGGCCGGGTCGGTGGTGTTCATGTTCCAGCCCGGCGAGGAGGGCGAGCACGGCGCGCGCCACATGATCCACGAGGGCGTGCTCGACGCCGCGGGCGAGCGCGTCGAGAAGGCGTTCGGCCTGCACATCTTCACCTCGGCCGCGTCCGGCGTCGTGCAGACGCGACCGGGCCCGATCATGGCGTCGGCCAACAGCTTCCACGTCACCGTCACCGGCAGGGGCGGGCACGGCTCGGCGCCCCACCAGGCGATCGACCCGGTGCCGGCGGCGGCCGCGATGGTGAGCGCGCTGCAGACGATGGTGACTCGCAAGGTCAGCGTTTTCGAACCCGCGGTGGTGTCGGTGACCCGCATCGAGACGGGCACGACGACGAACATCATCCCGGAGACGGCGTTCCTGGAGGGCACGATCCGCACGCTGTCCGAGCGGACGCAGGCGTTCGTGCGCGAGGAACTGCCGCGGGTGTGCGAGGCGGTCGGCGCGGCGCACGGCGTCAAGGTGAGCGCCGAGGTCCTCCCCGGCTACCCGGTCACGGTGAACGATCCCCAGGTCGCGGCCCGGGTGCTGGAACTGGCGGGCGAGGTCCTCGGCGCCGGGAACTCCGAGGTCATGGAGAACCCGGTGATGGGCGCGGAGGACTTCTCGTACGTCCTGCAGCGGGTGCCGGGGGCGTTCGCGTTCCTGGGGGCCTGCCCGCCCGGCGCCGATCTGGCCACGGTGGAGGCGAACCACTCGAACCGGGTGGTCTTCGACGAGGACGCGATGGCCAACGGCGTGGCGATGTACGCCGCGTTCGCCCTGGACGCCCTTCGCTAG
- a CDS encoding DUF6307 family protein has product MNADTVPVSRYEIRVDTVKKIVNEHTDLDNEAAFALAVHMVRALDTVPEPVR; this is encoded by the coding sequence ATGAACGCCGACACCGTCCCCGTCTCCCGCTACGAGATCCGGGTCGACACCGTGAAGAAGATCGTCAACGAACACACCGACCTCGACAACGAGGCGGCGTTCGCGCTGGCCGTGCACATGGTGCGGGCGCTCGACACCGTCCCGGAACCCGTGCGCTGA
- a CDS encoding tRNA adenosine deaminase-associated protein, whose protein sequence is MAVQEPITGFAVAVVREDGRWRCSSLDPGALGELDAAITELGKLRSTGAAFGLLAVDDEFFVIVRPSPRGPSLLLSDAAAALDYDIAADVLDVLRVDPPDEDDDAVWPEGDLEILSDLGLPGAELQVIVGEVDLYPDEQLQMVAQRCGFAAEFTKILDEI, encoded by the coding sequence ATGGCGGTGCAAGAGCCGATCACGGGGTTCGCGGTGGCCGTGGTGCGGGAGGACGGTCGGTGGCGGTGCAGTTCCCTTGATCCGGGGGCGCTCGGCGAGCTCGACGCTGCGATCACCGAGCTCGGCAAACTGCGTTCGACAGGGGCCGCGTTCGGGCTGCTGGCGGTGGACGACGAGTTCTTCGTGATCGTCCGGCCGAGCCCCAGGGGCCCGTCGCTGCTGTTGTCCGACGCCGCCGCGGCGCTCGACTACGACATCGCCGCCGACGTCCTCGACGTGCTGAGAGTCGACCCGCCGGACGAGGACGACGACGCGGTCTGGCCGGAAGGCGACCTGGAGATCCTGTCCGACCTCGGACTGCCCGGGGCGGAGCTGCAGGTGATCGTCGGCGAGGTCGACCTCTATCCGGACGAACAACTCCAGATGGTCGCGCAGAGATGCGGCTTCGCCGCCGAGTTCACCAAGATCCTGGACGAGATCTGA
- a CDS encoding nucleoside deaminase yields MRLRRRVHQDPGRDLSPAASVADIAAVRAAIVAARGAGEDVPIGAVVLAPDGTPLASARNAREELGDPTAHAEILALRAASKIYGDGWRLEGCTLAVTLEPCTMCAGALVMARVAKVVFGAWEPKTGAVGSLWDVVRDRRLSHRAEVVGGVLEAECAALLEDFFHRQRGNRTG; encoded by the coding sequence ATGCGGCTTCGCCGCCGAGTTCACCAAGATCCTGGACGAGATCTGAGCCCCGCCGCCTCCGTCGCCGACATCGCCGCCGTCCGGGCGGCGATCGTCGCGGCGCGAGGTGCGGGCGAAGACGTGCCGATCGGTGCCGTCGTCCTTGCTCCGGACGGGACCCCGCTCGCTTCCGCGCGCAACGCCCGCGAAGAACTCGGCGATCCGACGGCGCACGCGGAGATCCTCGCGCTGCGGGCCGCGTCGAAGATCTACGGCGACGGCTGGCGGCTCGAAGGCTGCACGCTCGCGGTGACGCTGGAGCCGTGCACGATGTGCGCCGGCGCCCTCGTGATGGCGAGGGTCGCGAAGGTCGTCTTCGGCGCCTGGGAGCCCAAGACCGGGGCCGTGGGGTCGCTGTGGGACGTCGTCCGCGACCGGCGGCTCAGCCACCGCGCGGAGGTCGTCGGCGGGGTCCTGGAGGCCGAATGCGCGGCCCTGCTCGAAGACTTCTTCCACCGGCAGCGGGGTAACCGCACCGGGTGA
- the lysA gene encoding diaminopimelate decarboxylase has protein sequence MTLSELLPSLGCEAADHLEPGIWPRSTRLGPGGELLFAGAPVSHLAARFGTPAYLLDEDEVRQNARAYRKALPDAEVAYASKALCTRAVLRWVAEEGLSLDTCSAGEIAVARSIGFPAERILLHGNAKTPEDLKAALSYGVRRIVVDSLDEIEQLGALATGAQQVLIRVTPDVAAGTHAAITTGTEGQKFGFSLREEVRDNLGRAVSAVLAQPGLRLAGLHCHIGSQVSRVDFYELAARKMIGVLVALRESNGVTLRELDLGGGHAVRYLPGDTGFDIDGYVRRLRVALAYECTSHGFPLPKLTIEPGRAIVGPAGITVYRVCAVKRGSRTFVAVDGGMSDNARPALYGAAYTARLIGRRSRSARRPMTVVGRHCESGDVLADGLSLPDDVRPGDLLAVPCTGAYHHSLASNYNLVGRPPVVGVSRGTATLLVRRETEEDLLKRDLG, from the coding sequence GTGACGCTCAGCGAGCTCCTGCCCAGCCTCGGCTGCGAGGCCGCCGACCACCTCGAACCCGGGATCTGGCCACGGAGCACCCGGCTCGGGCCCGGCGGGGAACTGCTGTTCGCGGGCGCGCCGGTGTCCCACCTCGCCGCGAGGTTCGGGACACCGGCGTACCTGCTCGACGAGGACGAGGTCCGGCAGAACGCCCGCGCGTACCGGAAGGCACTGCCCGACGCCGAGGTGGCGTACGCGAGCAAGGCCCTGTGCACCCGCGCGGTCCTGCGCTGGGTCGCCGAGGAAGGCCTTTCCCTCGACACCTGCTCGGCGGGTGAGATCGCGGTGGCACGATCGATCGGCTTCCCCGCCGAGCGGATCCTGCTGCACGGCAACGCGAAAACCCCCGAAGACCTCAAAGCCGCGTTGTCCTACGGCGTCCGCCGGATCGTGGTGGACTCGCTCGACGAGATCGAGCAGCTCGGCGCGCTGGCCACCGGCGCGCAGCAGGTGCTGATCCGCGTGACCCCCGACGTCGCCGCCGGCACGCACGCGGCGATCACCACCGGCACCGAAGGGCAGAAGTTCGGCTTCTCGCTGCGCGAGGAGGTCCGCGACAACCTCGGGCGTGCCGTGTCCGCCGTGCTCGCGCAGCCCGGGCTCCGCCTGGCCGGGCTGCATTGCCACATCGGTTCGCAGGTGTCACGGGTGGACTTCTACGAACTGGCCGCCCGCAAGATGATCGGGGTGCTCGTCGCACTCCGCGAGAGCAACGGTGTCACCCTGCGCGAACTGGATCTCGGCGGCGGGCACGCCGTGCGCTATCTGCCCGGCGACACGGGTTTCGACATCGACGGTTATGTGCGCCGTCTGCGTGTCGCGCTCGCGTACGAATGCACCTCGCACGGCTTCCCCCTGCCGAAGCTGACGATCGAACCCGGCCGCGCGATCGTCGGTCCGGCCGGGATCACCGTGTACCGGGTCTGCGCGGTGAAACGCGGCTCGCGCACTTTCGTCGCCGTCGACGGCGGGATGAGCGACAACGCGCGGCCGGCGCTCTACGGGGCGGCGTACACCGCGCGTCTGATCGGCAGGCGCAGCCGTTCCGCCCGTCGGCCGATGACGGTGGTCGGACGGCACTGCGAATCGGGCGACGTCCTCGCCGACGGGCTCTCGCTCCCCGACGACGTCCGCCCCGGCGATCTGCTCGCCGTCCCGTGCACCGGGGCATACCACCACTCGCTCGCGTCGAATTACAACCTCGTCGGCAGGCCGCCGGTGGTCGGCGTCTCCCGCGGCACCGCGACGCTGCTCGTCCGCCGCGAAACCGAGGAAGACCTGCTGAAACGCGACCTCGGCTGA
- a CDS encoding RGCVC family protein produces the protein MTSVQSLGDVAEPAADDRCPVCPHPLSSHDTIARRFCTATAAGGFSRGCTCATNPETTE, from the coding sequence ATGACCTCCGTCCAGTCCCTCGGCGACGTCGCCGAGCCGGCCGCCGACGACCGCTGCCCGGTCTGCCCGCATCCGCTGTCCTCGCACGACACGATCGCCCGCCGCTTCTGCACCGCGACCGCGGCAGGAGGGTTCAGCCGCGGCTGCACCTGCGCCACGAACCCCGAAACAACCGAATAG
- a CDS encoding heme-degrading domain-containing protein, with translation MSDDTLAALAAQEERLVFSRFDNETALELGAHLLAAARDRALPVTVSVRRGGQRLFHAALPGTSADNDAWIDRKSRVVDRYGHSSFFVGEQFRAKGTTFEAGSRLDPDLYAAHGGVFPVIVEGVGPVGTVGVSGLPQADDHAFVVEQLEIFLAATS, from the coding sequence ATGAGCGATGACACCCTGGCCGCCCTGGCCGCACAGGAGGAGCGTCTGGTCTTCAGCCGGTTCGACAACGAGACCGCGCTGGAGCTGGGCGCCCACCTGCTCGCGGCGGCGCGGGACCGCGCCCTCCCGGTGACGGTCTCCGTGCGCCGCGGCGGGCAACGGCTGTTCCACGCGGCGTTGCCGGGCACCTCGGCCGACAACGACGCGTGGATCGACCGCAAGAGCCGCGTCGTCGACCGTTACGGGCACAGCTCGTTCTTCGTCGGCGAACAGTTCCGCGCGAAGGGCACGACGTTCGAGGCCGGCTCCCGCCTCGACCCGGATCTGTACGCCGCGCACGGTGGCGTGTTCCCGGTGATCGTCGAGGGAGTCGGTCCGGTCGGCACCGTCGGCGTCTCGGGCCTACCGCAGGCCGACGATCACGCGTTCGTCGTCGAGCAGCTGGAGATCTTCCTCGCCGCTACGTCCTAA